The Nitrospinota bacterium genome includes the window CGGCGTTGGCTCATCTTTCAGTAAACCAGTGTTGCATGATTAATGTAATGCCTGAGATCGGCGGATTTGTCGGGGGGGATGCTGTCGCTGGAGTAATGGCTACCGGGATGCATGAAAAAGAAGAACTATCAATATTTATAGATGTTGGGACGAACGGCGAGGTTGTGATTGGCAACTCCAAAAGACTTGTAAGCACCTCTCTTGCGGCAGGCTCGGCGTTTGAGGGAGCCCACCTTTCACACGGGCGGGCGTGCCAGAATGGCACGATACACAAAATCAATTTCGACGATGATGGGAATATATTCTGCAATACGCTTGGCGGTGCGGTTCCATTCGGATTATGCGGTTCCAGTGTAATTGACGCCATAGCAGGTTTTTTAAGAAAAGGGATCATTGACAAGCGGGGACGCTTTACCACTGACGGAAAGTGGCCTCAGGTAAAAGGGGACCGTTTTATACTAGTGCCAAAACAGAAGGCAGCCACCTTCTCTCCAATCTATATTTCCGCCAAGGATATTGAGGAGATCCAAAAGGCAAAATCGGCAATTCGAACAGGGATAGACCTTCTGATGAAAGATATGGGGGTAACTCCCGACATGATCAAAAATGTATTCATATCAGGGTCATTTGGGATATGCATCGACGAGAAAAATGCCAAAACTATTGGGCTGATACCCCATTTCCCGCAAGCGAAATTCAATTCGATAAAGAACTCAGCCGGGGTAGGCTCGCGCCTTGCCCTACTTTCCATGAACGCAAGGGAGAAAGCGGAAAAAATAGCATCATTTGCCGAGCATGTGAACCTGGCGAATAATCCTGAATTCAACAATATGTTTATTGATAATATGCTGTTCAAGGAGGCAAATTGAAAGAGCAGTTCTTTAAAAGACTCCTTGATAATGCCAATGACCTGATATGGTCCATAGACATGGAAGGTTGTTTTACCTATATAAACGACAATATCAAGGATTGGGGCTACGACAAGGACGAGTTGATCGGAAAGCCTTTGCTCAACATACTCAATACTCAGCATATAATCAAAAGGGATCATAAAACCTTTGGGGCTGACACGAAAGAGATCTATGAGATGGAAACGCTTGATAAGTACGGAAAGATTCACAGGGTCATTGTCAGCTCCTCGCCATTGAAGGACGACGACGGCGTGATAGTCGGCGTAATGGGAATTATCCGCGATGTGACTGAGAACCAGAAGCTCCAGGAAAGATTGAAAACGGAAGAGCAGCTCGCGTCGCTAGGGAGGCTTGCGATAGGTATCGCCCACGAGATACGAAATCCTCTTTCCTCGGTGAAAATGAATCTTTCAATCTTGAAAAGCAGGTTGAATCCGAAGGAAGACGATCTTACGCATTTCAATATCGCGCAGGATGAAGTCTTTCACCTGGAAAAGATAGTAACAGAGCTTCTGGATTACGCAAAACCGGCCCCATTGGATCTTCACAGGCATAATCCGCATAATGTGATCGAGGAGACTATATCGCTTCTGAGCCCCCCAGGGAGTACGGATGATTTTGCTATTAAGAAAAGTTTTATTTCCAAGGTTCCAATGATATTGATGGACAAGGGAAAAATACATCAGGCTTTGCTGAATATACTTATTAACGCCATACAGGCATCAAAGCCCGGCGGAATAATCGAGATTAAAACGGAGCTGGTTGAGCCTGCCAATGATAAATTCAGGATAACAGTCAAAGATAACGGTGACGGGGTAAGTCCCGAAGACGCGAAATATGTATTCGACCCGTTTTTTACAAAAAAGGCGAAAGGGACTGGGCTTGGGCTCTCAATTGTCAGGAATATCATGAACAATCATAACGGCGACGTCCGGCTGGAATCCACTCCGGGAAAAGGGGTATCGGTTTACCTTGAATTGCCGGTCAGCTGAATTACTTTACTGGCGGATAGGGCGTTACGATTCCTTTTTTGGGAGTATCAGCTTTAGCCCCATTTTCATGACTCCCATGGTCATTTCGCCCATATAGGTGTATCTTATGACCCCTTCCTTGTCTATGAAGAAAGTTGTCGGAAGGCCGAACACTTCGAATTTGTTATTTACGTCACCCGATTCGTCGAGGAGAACGGTGAATGTATAACCGTTTTTATCTATGA containing:
- a CDS encoding ATP-binding protein, whose translation is MKEQFFKRLLDNANDLIWSIDMEGCFTYINDNIKDWGYDKDELIGKPLLNILNTQHIIKRDHKTFGADTKEIYEMETLDKYGKIHRVIVSSSPLKDDDGVIVGVMGIIRDVTENQKLQERLKTEEQLASLGRLAIGIAHEIRNPLSSVKMNLSILKSRLNPKEDDLTHFNIAQDEVFHLEKIVTELLDYAKPAPLDLHRHNPHNVIEETISLLSPPGSTDDFAIKKSFISKVPMILMDKGKIHQALLNILINAIQASKPGGIIEIKTELVEPANDKFRITVKDNGDGVSPEDAKYVFDPFFTKKAKGTGLGLSIVRNIMNNHNGDVRLESTPGKGVSVYLELPVS